One region of Zingiber officinale cultivar Zhangliang chromosome 7B, Zo_v1.1, whole genome shotgun sequence genomic DNA includes:
- the LOC122006098 gene encoding allergen Asp f 7 homolog, with translation MRFVLWLNAANKNKGRSFFLPPELTVASLYTQSSSLAGSLHAHSGSPPAASTRRATLLRQPPHAQQLPRRQTPRAQRLTAGSLYTQSSPPPTTSTRTAAPSLADSTRTAAPPPAASTSTAAPPQAASVRCSHHLLAVLVPTLPRFRFVLLWYADPCVDPI, from the coding sequence ATGCGGTTCGTGCTTTGGCTCAACGCCGCCAACAAGAACAAGGGAAGGTCCTTCTTCCTCCCGCCCGAGCTCACCGTCGCCAGTCTCTACACGCAGAGCAgttccctcgccggcagcctccacGCGCACAGCGGCTCGCCGCCGGCAGCCTCTACACGCAGAGCAACCCTCCTCCGACAACCTCCACACGCACAGCAGCTCCCTCGCCGGCAGACTCCACGCGCACAGCGCCTCACCGCCGGCAGCCTGTACACGCAGAGCAGCCCTCCTCCGACAACCTCCACACGCACAGCAGCTCCCTCGCTGGCAGACTCCACGCGCACAGCGGCTCCCCCGCCGGCAGCCTCCACGAGCACAGCAGCTCCTCCGCAGGCAGCTTCCGTGCGCTGTAGCCATCACTTACTGGCAGTCCTTGTGCCGACTTTGCCTAGGTTCCGATTTGTGTTGCTGTGGTATGCTGACCCATGTGTCGATCCAATCTGA
- the LOC122003854 gene encoding heavy metal-associated isoprenylated plant protein 16-like, with amino-acid sequence MAKQKLVLKVAAMEDAKRRSKALKTAVGLSGVISASLDKDCLIVVGDGVDSVELATVLRRKMGDANLVSVGSAEEKKKEEKKPEEKKPVVVAESNKFTWQPPPASYWIMCPEAPQPYNHCQCASDCSIM; translated from the exons ATGGCTAAGCAGAAGCTGGTGTTGAAGGTGGCGGCCATGGAAGACGCAAAGAGGCGCTCCAAAGCCCTCAAGACTGCTGTCGGTTTGTCCGGCGTGATCTCCGCATCGCTGGACAAAGACTGCCTCATCGTGGTCGGCGATGGGGTTGACTCGGTCGAGCTGGCCACCGTCCTCAGGAGGAAGATGG gaga cgCCAACCTTGTCAGCGTCGGATCAgccgaagaaaagaaaaaggaggagaagaaaccAGAGGAGAAGAAACCGGTGGTGGTGGCAGAGTCCAATAAATTCACCTGGCAGCCGCCGCCGGCGAGCTACTGGATCATGTGTCCTGAAGCCCCACAACCGTATAATCACTGCCAGTGTGCTTCTGATTGTAGCATCATGTAA
- the LOC122003855 gene encoding fasciclin-like arabinogalactan protein 6, with protein MAAATLLTFSFLVTLLLPAARSQPTVPPAPAPAGPLNLTAILAKGGQFTSFIRLLQQTRVDEQINSQLNNSFNGLTVFAPTDNAFAALPAGTFNSLSQQKQIQLVLFHVLPRYYSFSTFQTASNPLPTQASGESGVFTLNVTTPSAANSNQANVSTGVVETPIETPLYANVPLVVYPVQRVLLPYAIFGPHPPAPAPSARKSPSSAGASGAAAPEDHTSGATRITGIGRSFVAGALLLAISTLL; from the coding sequence ATGGCCGCCGCCACGTTACTGACCTTTAGTTTCTTGGTCACGTTGCTCCTTCCAGCCGCCCGTTCCCAGCCGACGGTGCCCCCCGCACCGGCCCCAGCCGGGCCTCTCAACCTCACGGCGATCCTGGCCAAGGGAGGTCAGTTCACCTCCTTCATTCGCCTCCTCCAGCAGACCCGCGTGGACGAGCAGATCAACAGCCAGCTCAACAACAGCTTCAACGGCCTCACCGTCTTCGCCCCCACCGACAACGCCTTCGCCGCCCTCCCCGCCGGCACATTCAACTCCCTGTCCCAGCAGAAGCAGATCCAGCTGGTGCTCTTCCACGTCCTCCCCCGCTACTACTCCTTCTCCACCTTCCAGACCGCCAGCAACCCCCTCCCCACCCAGGCCTCCGGCGAGTCCGGCGTCTTCACCCTCAACGTCACCACCCCCTCTGCCGCCAATTCCAACCAGGCCAACGTCTCCACCGGCGTCGTCGAAACCCCCATCGAAACCCCCCTCTACGCAAACGTCCCCCTCGTCGTCTACCCCGTCCAGAGGGTCCTGCTCCCCTACGCCATCTTCGGGCCGCACCCCCCGGCCCCCGCGCCGTCCGCCCGCAAGTCCCCATCCTCCGCCGGCGCCTCCGGCGCTGCAGCGCCGGAAGACCACACTTCCGGAGCTACCAGAATCACGGGAATTGGTCGGAGCTTCGTCGCCGGAGCTCTGCTTCTGGCCATTAGTACTCTGCTCTGA